Sequence from the Gloeomargarita sp. SKYB120 genome:
TGCGACGTGATTGCCTGTCACACGGAATTGCACGGGTATTTCAGCCGCGAACCGGAGCCGTTGCCCACCCATTTGGAGACCTTGAGACGGCTAGTGCGCGCAGCCCATTGTGATGTGGGATTTGCCGCTGACCCCGATGGTGACCGGTTGGTGCTGGTGGATGAGCAAGGCAACGCCGTTAGCGAAGAGCATACCGTGGTCCTCTGTGCGCAAGAACGACTCCATCGCTATCCTGGCGGCCCGATTGTGGTCAACGTCGTCACCACCCACGCTCTAGAGTCCCTAAGTCCCCACGCCAACATCATCCGCACAGCGGTGGGAGAACGTCACGTAGTCGCAGGTGTGCAAGCGCATCAAGCGATTTTGGGGGGCGAAGGCAGCGGCGGGGTGATTGTGCCCCAGGTGCATCTCGCTCGCGATGGCTTGGGGGCAATGGGCTTGATTCTCAGTTGGCTGGCGACGACAGGGCGCACGCTCTCGGAACTGGTGCAAGCCCTTCCCCCTTGGCAGAGCGTGAAACTCAAACTGGCCCCTGCTGGAGCCTCTACGGAACCCCTGCGTCAACTGTTCCAGCAATGGCAACAGAAATTGCCACCAGTGACAACCCAACCCCAACGCCTTGTCATCGGGCAAGGTCAGCAGGCGATTACCCTAGCGGTCAGCGGGGAGCAACTGGTTGTAGAAATCCACTGCGGCCCCTCACCTGTCATAGCCCAGGCGCACCATCCCCGTCTCTCCCATCTGTGGCAAGCGCTGGATTTTTCCGCCTTAACGCTCGACACAACGGATGGGATTAAACTCGCGACCCCCAATGCCTGGTTATCGTTGCGCCCCTCCAACACGGAACCCATCTTGCGGGTTATCGGCGAATATCGGTGCGCTGACGCCTGAGACTGTCTAAAATGCAGGTGGGGTGCTCGGGAAGCAAATTGTGTTCAAAACCCTCAAGCCAGTCAAGCGCGTTGTACCGTTAGTGGGCGTCGCTGCCCTAATTGCCGGGGGTCTCTGGTGGTGGATAGCTCGCCCTCGGCCTAAACCCAAATCACCTTTGAAAACTGCCGTTGTCACCCGCGAGACCTTACCTGTCACCGTCCAGGTCAACGGCGAAGTCCGCCCCGAACGCACCATCAACATCAGTCCCAAAACGGCTGGGATTGTCAAGGAGTTGCGCGTTCAAGAGGGCGACCGGGTGGCAGCGGGGCAAATCTTGGCGGTAATGGACGACAGCAATCTGCGCGGGCAATTGACGCAAGCGCAAGCCCAGGTGAAAGCGGCCCAGGCCAATCTCCAGCGGCTTCTGGCGGGCAACCGGCGCCAGGAAATTGCCCAAGCCCAGGCCCAGGTTGCCGAAGTGCAAGCAGCGTTGCAACGGGCAGAGTTCGACTTTCTGCGCTCCCAAACGCTCTGGAACCAGGGGGCAATCTCGCGCCAGGAGTTTGACCGGGCACGCACGGAACGGGACCAGCTCCAGGCTCGCTTGCGACAGGCCCAACAGCAGTTGGATTTATTAAAAGCCGGTTTTCGCCCCGAGGAGATTGCCCAGGCGCGGGCGCAATTACTCCAGGCCCAAGGGGTGCTCCAGGTGGTCCAAGCCCAACTCAACGACACAATCTTGCGGGCGCCCTTTGCGGGTGTAGTGAGCCGGATCTATGCGGAACCAGGAGCCTTTGTCACTCCCACCACGTCAGGGAGTACGGTGGCGTCGGCTACGTCGTCGTCGGTGTTGGCCCTGGTTGCTCCCAACCAGGTGGTTGCCAAGGTGCCAGAGACAGTCTTGCCCCAGTTGCGCTTGGGTCAAACAGCCAAAATCATTGCCGATGCTTACCCAGATACCCCCTTTACTGGGCGCGTGACGCGGATTGCGGTGCAGTCGGTGCTAGAGCAGAACGTGAATAGCTTTGAAGTGCGTTTGGCTGTCCGCGACCCCCAGCAAAAGCTACGGGCAGGGATGAGCACGTCGGTGCTTTTTCAGGTGGGCACGCTCCGGAATGCCCTGGTAGTGCCGACCGTGGCGATTGTCCGGCGCGAGCGACGCACGGGTGTATTCCTAGCGACCGACCCGCCCCAATTCCAACCCATCCGCACCGGCATCAGTGTGGGGGACAAGACCGTGGTGAAGGAAGGACTGCAAGCGGGCGACCGGGTGCTGTTGAGTTTTCCCAGGGGTGAACGCCCGCAGACCCAACTGGCTCCCTTGATTCCGGGATTAGGCCCGCCGCGTCGCTGATGAAGTCCTGGCTCAAGCAACCGCCGCCTGTCAGTGGGTGGGATGTACTCCAGATGGCCTGGCGTTCGCTGGGAGCGCACCGGTTGCGGGCGTTTCTGACCATGCTGGGCGTGGTGATTGGCATTGCATCCGTCATGGTGGTGACCTCGGTCGGGCAAGGGGTGCAGTTGGCCACGGCGCGGGAAATTCAGAATCTGGGGACGAATTTGCTCCAGGTGCAGGGGACGCCGCCACGGGTGCGCGGGATTGCCCAGGCGGGTGGAACCACCAGCACTTTGACCTGGGAAGATGCCCGAGCCGTTGCGGCCCAAGCGCCATCGGTACAGCTAGTGGCGCCCTATCTCACGCGCCAGCGCCAGGTCACCTACGGCACGGAAAACACCTTCACCCTGGTCAACGGGGTGGATGAGCACTTCTGGGAGGTCCGCCAGTTTGAAGTGGCCCAAGGACGAGTGTTTACCCCGATGGAGTTGGACACGGCCCAGTCAGTGGTCGTGCTGGGGGCAACGGTCGCGCGGGATTTGTTTGGGCGGGAGTCGCCTCTGGGCAAATCGGTACGGATTCAGGGAGACCGCTACGAGGTGATTGGTGTGCTAGCGCCCAAGGGCACCACCGGCGGCTTTGACCAGGACGATCAGGTGTTTATCCCCCTGAAGAACATGGCCGCTCGCATCGTTGGGCAAAACGCGCTCCAAGGCATCGCTATCAGTGGGTTCTGGGTGCAGGTGGCTGATGAATCGGAAATGGAGGCCGCCCAGTTTCAGATCACTAATCTCTTGCGCATTCGCCACAACATTTACCCGCCCCAGCCTGATGACTTTCGCATCAACAATCAAGGGGACATCATTAGCGCCTTTACAACGATTACGGGCCTGCTGACTGTGATGGTGGGAGCCATTGCTGCTATATCGCTGGTGGTGGGAGGTATCGGGATTGCCAACATCATGCTGGTATCCGTCGTGGAACGCACCCGTGAGATTGGTATCCGCAAAGCGGTGGGGGCAACGCAAGCGGCAATCCTGCAGCAGTTTTTAGTCGAAGCCGTGTTGGTTTCGCTGGGCGGGGGAATCGTGGGACTGCTGCTGGGGGTGGCTTTGGCCTATGGGGCTGCCCAAGTGCTGCGGATTCCGTTTGTGTTGGCACCCTGGGCGATTGGCGCATCGCTCGTGCTGTCAATCGCTGTAGGATTGGTAGCTGGTGTGGCCCCCGCCCAATATGCAGCCCGCTTGGACCCAATTGTGGCCCTTAGGACGGAGTGATATTGAAGTGGACTTTCACACCCGCAGCCGTTATAACTATGGGTAAACCCGTTGCCAGCTATTTCAACAATGCCCGCCTCAGGACGTTGGCAATTTCTCAGGCAGTTGTTTAATCCATTTAGCTGGCGGGGACTCGTGGTTATAGTGGCTGTAGCAGGAGGTGGCAGCTATTTCATGTACCGCCTCCATGACTACCACTGGAATGAATTAATGTTTCAGGTCCAGACGGTAGATTTTAATATCCTGAGTCACACGCTGCCTACTAAGCTTTCCCTTGATCTACTGCGGGGCGACCTAACGGAGCTGCAACGGACACTGGACAGTGGCTACGGCTTTTTTGGGCTGGTGGTCACAGATGCCGATGGTCGCCAAATCATCGCCATGTCCAGGAGCGAAGACCGTTGGACCAGAAATTTACAGTTAGACCATCACCCCTACGACCTGCTGTTTGACCCTCCACCTACCCAACCCCAAAAGTTTTACACCAGCTATGCAGCCAAAGCGCCGACGCCCTACCCAGTTCAACCCCAAGGTCGCGTGATTGGCCGAGTCTATTACGTTAGGAGAGTGCCTCGTTCATTTATCGAAGATTTAGCGATATGGTCCCAGAATCCTTTTGAGCTGCGGGATGACCGTTTTCTCTATACATTGACCTGCATCAGTGCTGTGTTCCTAGGGGCAGTTGGGATTATTGGTTGGAATGCTTTTCACCTTAGTCAGCAGCACTACAGGCAGGAAAAGCAACGGCTCGAAAAAGAGCGACATCAGGTCGCTGAAGCCCTAGCAGAATCACGGCAACAGCTACTCCAGACTCAATGTGAGAACTGTGAATTAAAACGGGCACTTGATGAACTGGAAAGAGCCATATCTAATTATCGAAATGAAATCCGCGAGTATCAAAACAAAATCCAAACTCTTCAGGAACTCGAAAATACTCAAAATACACTTCAAAGATTGATTGCTCAGAAGGAAGTTCATGAACGTGCTCAGCAGGAGCAGATTATCCGCCAGTTAACCCGAGGTTGCGATTCGGTGGGCTATCTCAATACCCAGTTACTTCTGAAGTTGTACATAGCCTACATCATACCTCACTACGACCCTGCAGCTAACCATCTCACTTCTGGCGGATACTTGTCTCCCTTGCGGAGAATTGCCAGGTCACTGGGCGAGAATTTTGATAGACTCAAGGGAATTTATCGAGAACTTAAAAGAGCCTGTCAAGTAGCAGATAGAAGATTCAGCTATAGATATCAAACTACCGATGATAGGCAGTGTATCAACAACTTTCTTGGCACGTTGAGAGCTAGAGGCTATATCACGGGGCTAGGTCCCCTAGCTCAGGCAAGGTCTGTTCAGGGTCAGCTAAACGACAATTTTGAGTTCATCAACTTCTTGAATGGTAAATGGCTGGAGATGTACGTCCATAACTTTATTACTGAGCACTACCGCGTGGAGGATGGCTGGTTGAAAAACTTGAAGTACACGTCTTTAGGTGGGCAACAGGGCGAGTTTGACCTGATTCACTTGCCCCAAGCACCAAGTTCAAATTTGGACCAGACCAGTCAGCACTGTGGATTGGTCGTTATCGAGTGCAAAACCGGTGACTACGCAGAGAGAATCAGAAAGTATCAGGACTTGCGACAGTCCTTGGGCATACCACCTGAGCAATTTATCATGCTGGCGGTTGACGTTGCCGATCAGGACCTGGAG
This genomic interval carries:
- a CDS encoding efflux RND transporter periplasmic adaptor subunit, with product MFKTLKPVKRVVPLVGVAALIAGGLWWWIARPRPKPKSPLKTAVVTRETLPVTVQVNGEVRPERTINISPKTAGIVKELRVQEGDRVAAGQILAVMDDSNLRGQLTQAQAQVKAAQANLQRLLAGNRRQEIAQAQAQVAEVQAALQRAEFDFLRSQTLWNQGAISRQEFDRARTERDQLQARLRQAQQQLDLLKAGFRPEEIAQARAQLLQAQGVLQVVQAQLNDTILRAPFAGVVSRIYAEPGAFVTPTTSGSTVASATSSSVLALVAPNQVVAKVPETVLPQLRLGQTAKIIADAYPDTPFTGRVTRIAVQSVLEQNVNSFEVRLAVRDPQQKLRAGMSTSVLFQVGTLRNALVVPTVAIVRRERRTGVFLATDPPQFQPIRTGISVGDKTVVKEGLQAGDRVLLSFPRGERPQTQLAPLIPGLGPPRR
- a CDS encoding ABC transporter permease — translated: MKSWLKQPPPVSGWDVLQMAWRSLGAHRLRAFLTMLGVVIGIASVMVVTSVGQGVQLATAREIQNLGTNLLQVQGTPPRVRGIAQAGGTTSTLTWEDARAVAAQAPSVQLVAPYLTRQRQVTYGTENTFTLVNGVDEHFWEVRQFEVAQGRVFTPMELDTAQSVVVLGATVARDLFGRESPLGKSVRIQGDRYEVIGVLAPKGTTGGFDQDDQVFIPLKNMAARIVGQNALQGIAISGFWVQVADESEMEAAQFQITNLLRIRHNIYPPQPDDFRINNQGDIISAFTTITGLLTVMVGAIAAISLVVGGIGIANIMLVSVVERTREIGIRKAVGATQAAILQQFLVEAVLVSLGGGIVGLLLGVALAYGAAQVLRIPFVLAPWAIGASLVLSIAVGLVAGVAPAQYAARLDPIVALRTE